Proteins encoded together in one Penicillium digitatum chromosome 1, complete sequence window:
- a CDS encoding Cystathionine beta-synthase, putative, whose translation MASTTTPGIPPVTLDTITQQIGNTPLVRLNHLPRTLGIDATVYAKLEYFNAGGSVKDRIALRMIEEAERSGRIKPGDTLIEPTSGNTGIGLALVGAVKGYKTIITLPEKMSAEKVAVLRALNATIIRTPNEAAFDSPESHIGVARRLEKELPNAHILDQYENPNNPLAHELGTAEEIWTQTNGKINAIVAGAGTGGTITGLARGLRKHNPDINVIAADPFGSILALPPSLNEARANEPYKVEGIGYDFIPEVLDQDAVTQWIKTEDKESFKYSRRLIAEEGLLVGGSSGSAIAALVKANEAKRFSKDDVVVVILPDSIRSYLSKFADDDWLAANDLLPSLPAVASTTQPQESESNPLANAKVSALRLKPITTVTANSPCETAIEVMRDRGFDQLPVLAPSGRKLVGLVTLGNVLSRLTHGRASGQSPVSDVMFDFSKISEVVTDPRDLSKGTDSLKPQTRSRGFIEITMDTPLSVLNRFFEWNSAAVVTEKDASGAMKPLAIATKVDLLTWMLHQSKTKNA comes from the exons ATGGCTTCCACCACTACCCCCGGCATCCCGCCAGTCACGTTGGACACTATCACCCAGCAGATTGGCAACACACCCCTTGTGCGATTGAACCATCTGCCCCGCACTCTGGGAATCGATGCTACTGTCTACGCCAAATTGGAGTATTTCAATGCTGGTGGCAGTGTCAAAGATCGAATTGCCCTGCGCATGATTGAAGAAGCCGAGCGGTCTGGTCGTATCAAGCCTGGTGATACTCTCATTGAGCCCACCAGTGGCAACAC TGGTATTGGCCTGGCACTGGTGGGCGCCGTCAAGG GCTACAAGACCATCATCACTCTCCCGGAGAAGATGTCCGCCGAGAAAGTCGCCGTCCTACGTGCCTTGAATGCGACCATCATCCGAACCCCCAACGAAGCTGCCTTTGACTCGCCTGAATCGCATATCGGCGTAGCCAGACGTCTTGAGAAGGAACTGCCCAACGCCCACATCTTGGATCAGTACGAGAACCCGAACAACCCCTTGGCACACGAGCTTGGCACTGCCGAGGAGATCTGGACCCAGACCAATGGCAAGATCAATGCCATTGTCGCTGGTGCTGGAACTGGTGGTACGATCACCGGTCTTGCCCGTGGCTTGCGCAAGCACAACCCTGATATCAACGTGATCGCCGCTGATCCCTTTGGTTCCATTCTTGCTCTACCTCCCTCCCTAAATGAAGCTCGTGCCAATGAGCCGTACAAGGTCGAGGGCATTGGATATGATTTCATCCCCGAGGTTTTGGACCAAGATGCCGTGACCCaatggatcaaaactgaagATAAGGAGTCTTTCAAGTACTCCCGGCGCCTGATTGCCGAGGAGGGTCTCTTGGTTGGCGGTAGCAGTGGCAGCGCCATCGCGGCTCTGGTCAAGGCCAACGAGGCCAAAAGGTTCTCCAAGGATGATGTCGTCGTTGTGATTCTTCCTGACAGCATCAGAAGTTACCTCTCCAAG TTCGCCGATGACGACTGGCTCGCAGCCAATGATCTGCTCCCATCTCTTCCCGCCGTTGCATCGACAACTCAACCCCAGGAGTCCGAGTCCAATCCTCTGGCCAATGCCAAGGTCAGCGCCTTGCGCTTGAAGCCCATCACCACCGTGACAGCCAACTCCCCTTGCGAGACTGCTATCGAGGTCATGCGCGACCGAGGCTTTGATCAGCTTCCCGTCCTTGCCCCCTCTGGACGCAAGCTCGTCGGCCTCGTTACGCTGGGCAACGTTCTCAGCCGACTGACGCACGGCCGGGCCTCGGGCCAGAGCCCCGTCTCCGACGTCATGTTTGACTTCTCGAAGATCTCAGAGGTGGTCACTGACCCCCGTGACCTGTCCAAGGGCACGGACTCCCTCAAGCCCCAGACCCGGAGTCGCGGTTTCATCGAGATCACCATGGATACCCCCCTCAGCGTTCTGAACCGCTTCTTCGAGTGGAACAGTGCTGCGGTTGTGACCGAGAAGGACGCAAGTGGTGCGATGAAGCCATTGGCCATCGCTACCAAGGTCGACCTGCTCACCTGGATGCTGCACCAGTCCAAGACCAAAAATGCCTAA
- a CDS encoding Sodium/calcium exchanger membrane region yields MGSIRSTNPQNADLCLRGSSDQLKMVQEKPSQNSILPTNSTTSNRAWAFFRVDTAGESGRSGIHPWYLLKVCFRSVCTLSMVVNILWPFVPAAIVIHFARPDLHVWVFSLNYIAMVPSANVLGFAGGELAKKLPKMMGIVVETTLGAVVELVLFMVLLHKHGRTENSDLIPVIQAAILGSILANLLLCLGMCFFVGGIKRDEQTFHEAISEVGTGLLLVAGFGLLIPSAFYSALRGSVNEHFKLAQLNDSALTISRATSVILLVAFLIYLFFNLHSHNSIFDEILEKDEHHDEDRHEEAARAKLTMMECFVVIAVALACVCMSAVFLVQEIEHIVERGISDNFLGLILVPLVEKAAEHLTAIDEAWDNQINFALFHCLAPSIQTALLNAPLTVIVGWGMGKDMSLNFEIFMVVLLVLSILVVGNFLRDGKSNYLEGALCVLVYFIIAVCTCVFDSQMSRILHITDDGQRVNNCLNIRQHLASQIRPHNGGLRTQGFVHQHLCINTQLEVGQETEADLEFRQFLFTDSTDLRNPAMWIAQVL; encoded by the exons ATGGGCTCAATCAGGTCAACCAATCCACAGAACGCTGACCTTTGTCTCCGTGGGAGCAGCGATCAACTGAAGATGGTCCAGGAGAAGCCTTCGCAGAACTCGATATTACCCACCAACTCTACCACTTCCAATCGAGCATGGGCCTTTTTTCGCGTGGACACAGCCGGAGAGAGCGGCCGAAGTGGCATTCACCCATGGTATCTCCTCAAAGTATGCTTTAGAAGCGTCTGTACGCTTTCGATGGTCGTGAATATCCTCTGGCCTTTTGTTCCTGCCGCGATTGTCATTCATTTTGCGCGACCCGATCTTCACGTCTGGGTCTTCAGTCTCAACTACATTGCCATGGTGCCTTCGGCAAACGTGCTCGGCTTTGCTGGCGGAGAGCTAGCCAAAAAGTTACCAAAGATGATGGGCATCGTAGTGGAAACAACCTTGGGCGCTGTGGTGGAACTCGTGCTGTTTATGGTTTTGTTGCATAAGCATGGCCGGACCGAAAACTCGGATCTGATTCCTGTCATCCAGGCCGCTATTCTTGGTTCCATCTTGGCAAATCTCCTGCTTTGCTTAGGCATGTGTTTCTTTGTCGGCGGTATCAAGCGTGATGAGCAAACCTTTCACGAAGCCATCAGTGAAGTTGGTACTGGGTTGCTCCTTGTCGCGGGTTTCGGACTCTTGATTCCAAGTGCATTCTACTCCGCACTGCGTGGAAGCGTCAATGAACATTTTAAACTGGCGCAGTTGAATGACTCTGCCTTGACGATTAGCCGTGCGACGTCGGTGATCCTTCTTGTGGCATTTCTAAT ATATCTTTTCTTCAACCTGCACAGCCACAACTCCATCTTCGATGAGATTCTAGAGAAAGACGAACACCACGACGAAGATCGACACGAAGAAGCCGCGAGAGCAAAGCTCACAATGATGGAATGCTTCGTTGTGATCGCCGTTGCCCTGGCCTGCGTCTGCATGTCCGCCGTCTTCCTAGTCCAAGAAATTGAGCACATTGTGGAACGCGGCATCTCGGACAATTTCCTCGGTCTGATTCTAGTCCCTCTGGTGGAAAAAGCTGCCGAGCACCTCACAGCCATTGATGAAGCCTGGGATAACCAGATCAACTTTGCACTCTTCCACTGCCTAGCCCCCTCGATCCAAACAGCACTACTGAACGCACCACTCACTGTCATTGTTGGCTGGGGCATGGGCAAGGATATGAGCTTGAACTTCGAGATTTTCATGGTTGTCCTCCTTGTGCTCTCGATTCTGGTCGTCGGGAATTTCTTGCGTGATGGCAAGTCTAATTACCTTGAAGGTGCTCTTTGTGTGCTGGTTTACTTTATCATCGCTGTTTGCACTTG CGTGTTTGATTCGCAAATGTCTCGCATACTGCATATCACTGACG ATGGCCAAAGAGTAAATAACTGTCTGAACATCAGACAGCACCTGGCTAGTCAGATAAGGCCACATAAT GGAGGTCTGAGGACGCAAGGCTTCGTTCATCAACATCTGTGCATCAACACGCAGCTCGAAGTCGGCCAGGAAACAGAAGCTGATCTCGAGTTTCGACAATTCCTGTTCACTGACTCCACCGACCTTCGCAACCCGGCTATGTGGATAGCTCAAGTCCTCTAG
- a CDS encoding Cyclin-dependent protein kinase complex component, putative: MATAVTQIATIPVSQDTSSNQNANPAPTMLKVGSPFDNNARHQPADDSNSSQTPAAVFDISPEAALHLLCLNIERLSAFFAQKPVGTEELHAHGSTPLAYGTPAENELRVNTVGLHIKELDDPIDPTRMTEEAIQMAILAKKFLSKKVLSYVYGGLSRS; the protein is encoded by the exons ATGGCCACCGCCGTAACACAAATTGCAACCATTCCCGTGTCCCAAGACACAAGCTCCAACCAAAACGCAAACCCCGCGCCAACCATGCTGAAAGTCGGGTCGCCGTTTGATAACAATGCCCGTCACCAGCCTGCCGACGATTCTAATTCGTCACAGACCCCCGCCGCCGTGTTTGATATTTCGCCCGAGGCTGCATTGCACTTGCTGTGTTTGAATATTGAGCGGCTAAGCGCATTTTTTGCTCAGAAACCGGTCGGCACCGAAGAGCTGCATGCGCATGGCTCCACGCCTCTGGCTTATGGTACTCCTGCTGAGAACGAGCTCAGGGTGAATACTGTCGGGTTGCATATTAAGGAATTGGATGATCCTATTGACCCTACGAGGATGACAGAAGAGGCGATTCAGATGGCCATCTTGGCGAAGAAGTTTCTGTCAAAGAAG GTACTGTCCTATGTCTACGGCGGTCTATCTCGCAGCTAG
- a CDS encoding vacuolar H+/Ca2+ exchanger, translating into MEDTLTDKLISILKDRNISAKRGVIDSIFEDDRNVKWASKHLRPDTLLSKDELALYLKLENSGALQLVLSNSDLGATRPILEDELRNAIESLEASTATIQKQTEALKFQCASLNTKLSLENNVEQLRSRDLARLQKKHEAGRQNTTMAAIELADELEADFKTATDKSGAESKRILASLSTRLKRDDKALASLETLISSIKYRGNDASTIKRTNHLSAMLSDYVAEEIHYRLDRLYLETIHAGGSNPDVMDGTASTALEEELESLHPEIEILAEMSTRQQFHEPILRELQNEHDQLRVAAQEKLEQTLDMLIEMTLSTQDLTNQLGVRESSSELLEQLAALYQSEVGNELVTQSSSRRESLRRRSLQPGLLLATRTPTAPVVAQPSLERLLRRFGVPPESILHPRENGGVGDLHEKRFHISETLHGLNIAVDAPLVTYLTPLDNASQLLRCSLHANSHYETSLRDPSEESALSGLEKELASLQDGAQKLNLDVLHQRDSNQDRLIERWT; encoded by the exons ATGGAAGACACTTTGACCGACAAGCTCATCTCAATTCTCAAGGATCGAAATATCTCAGCCAAGCGGGGGGTGATTGACTCAATATTTGAGGATGACAGAAATGTGAAATGGGCGTCCAAGCATCTGCGCCCTGACACGCTGCTATCAAAAGATGAGCTCGCGTT ATACCTGAAGCTCGAAAACTCCGGCGCTCTTCAACTTGTTCTCAGCAACTCAGACCTCGGCGCAACACGGCCTATCCTGGAAGATGAACTCCGCAACGCGATCGAGTCTCTCGAAGCCTCAACAGCAACAATTCAGAAACAGACTGAGGCTCTGAAGTTCCAATGTGCAAGCCTCAATACGAAACTGAGTCTGGAAAATAATGTAGAGCAGCTGCGGAGCCGAGATCTTGCTCGGCTGCAAAAGAAACACGAAGCGGGGAGGCAAAATACTACAATGGCG GCAATTGAACTTGCGGATGAGTTGGAGGCCGATTTCAAAACCGCGACGGATAAGTCGGGCGCGGAAAGCAAGAGAATACTCGCTTCCCTGTCTACCCGATTAAAGCGGGACGACAAGGCGCTCGCGAGTCTGGAAACGCTTATTTCCAGTATCAAGTATCGTGGGAATGATGCATCTACGATTAAGCGCACGAACCATCTCAGTGCGATGCTGTCAGACTATGTGGCGGAGGAAATACACTACCGTCTCGATCGACTATATCTGGAAACCATTCACGCAGGCGGTTCAAATCCCGATGTCATGGATGGGACAGCGAGCACTGCCCTGGAGGAAGAACTCGAATCTTTGCATCCGGAGATCGAAATCTTAGCAGAAATGTCGACCAGGCAGCAGTTCCATGAGCCTATCCTCCGTGAACTCCAGAACGAGCATGATCAGCTGCGAGTGGCGGCGCAGGAGAAATTGGAACAG ACACTCGACATGTTGATCGAGATGACTTTGTCAACGCAAGATCTCACAAACCAACTCGGGGTCCGGGAATCGTCCTCGGAACTATTAGAACAGCTAGCCGCGTTATATCAATCTGAGGTAGGCAATGAACTTGTTACACAGTCATCATCCCGACGAGAGTCTCTGCGACGCCGATCGTTACAGCCAGGCCTCCTTCTTGCCACCCGGACGCCCACTGCGCCCGTAGTTGCCCAGCCCTCACTTGAAAGACTTCTGAGGCGTTTTGGTGTGCCACCGGAATCAATCCTCCACCCGCGCGAGAATGGAGGGGTTGGTGACCTCCATGAGAAGCGATTTCATATTTCCGAAACACTTCACGGTCTCAATATAGCGGTGGACGCTCCTCTGGTGACTTATCTGACACCGTTAGATAATGCATCCCAGCTTCTTCGTTGCTCGTTACACGCCAACTCTCACTATGAAACATCACTGCGCGATCCTTCAGAGGAATCAGCGCTCTCAGGCCTCGAGAAAGAACTTGCGAGTCTTCAAGACGGGGCCCAGAAGCTCAATTTGGATGTCCTCCACCAGCGTGATAGCAACCAGGATAGATTAATTGAAAGGTGGACCTAG
- a CDS encoding Palmitoyltransferase akr1, which yields MSTKTFPESRGPNLGQTFGSTSTSNGNGTSTPPTDVEMKSLRPDPPKGSIPPGEDIMQLARTGEIGTMQKLFTAKKFNANHCDEEGITPLHWAAINNQYAMCKFLIDSGADVNAKGGESVATPAMWAAQRCHYYIVNLLLQNGGDPLLTDVQGYNILHLATIDGNAFLVVLLLHQEIPVDVVDQQGHTGLMWAAYKGYPACVELFLRWGANANAVDEGGLTPLHWALVKGSMPCVLKLLEYGTDRFAKTRDGKSPATVAQEMNTLRVWYRSLNERGFEPDGTQKVAPLGLSSFVRNKSIMAKFFFLWPFLMILVTIWMLSNLAIFVAVPLVLATVFGMQYVAQQFANKGPMEYRVLQKTPYLAGVFAGTLFWVGFRYAFKVLPATYSSSPILNILFAVFFCLTAYFYVFSMIQDPGYVPKVSSRNQQREIVKELFQQWKFDEENFCIPCMTRKPLRSRHCRRCGRCVAKHDHHCPWIDNCVGANNLRHFVLYIVSLEVGIILFVQLTIAYINSLHAPTNAACNVINDTLCDYASRDPFTLILNVWITLQLVWVTMLCAVQLVQISRNQTTYENMRGHHIDRSYPSSQAFASAMTAGTTSMDAAGLSASGQGPNLALGGPSPHRRKNGCIQQWSSLLGIDAFWTTAKDGLRDGPQTARPRNPFSRGVVTNCRDFWCDPAPLFGKRQTGAAMLGGEVINYHDMYETPMRMHAGNRSGEGPGYRSVAGEDPERMV from the exons ATGTCTACCAAAACCTTTCCAGAATCCCGGGGCCCCAATCTGGGCCAGACCTTCGGgtccacctccacctcgaATGGCAACGGGACATCCACTCCTCCAACCGATGTGGAGATGAAGAGCTTGCGCCCTGATCCCCCCAAAGGCTCAATTCCTCCGGGGGAGGATATTATGCAGTTGGCTCGGACGGGGGAGATTGGCACTATGCAGAAACTATTTACGGCTAAAAAATTCAACGCAAACCACTGCGACGAGGAGGGGATAACACCGTTGCAT TGGGCGGCAATCAACAATCAATATGCGATGTGTAAATTCCTGATCGACTCGGGGGCCGATGTCAATGCCAAGGGAGGAGAATCGGTGGCAACACCAGCCATGTGGGCTGCCCAACGGTGTCATTATTATATTGTGAACCTCCTGCTCCAGAATGGAGGAGACCCTCTCCTAACTGACGTCCAAGGATACAACATCCTACACCTCGCGACCATCGATGGCAACGCTTTCTTAGTCGTGCTGCTTCTACACCAGGAGATCCCCGTGGATGTTGTGGATCAACAAGGGCATACTGGACTGATGTGGGCTGCATACAAGGGTTATCCTGCTTGTGTGGAGTTGTTCCTGCGATGGGGCGCCAACGCAAATGCCGTCGACGAAGGTGGCTTGACACCGCTACATTGGGCGCTGGTCAAGGGCTCGATGCCCTGTGTCTTAAAGTTGCTCGAATACGGCACTGACCGTTTCGCAAAGACCCGCGATGGAAAATCACCTGCAACAGTGGCGCAGGAGATGAACACCCTGCGAGTTTGGTACCGCTCGCTCAACGAGCGTGGCTTTGAACCTGATGGCACTCAGAAAGTTGCGCCTCTGGGCCTTTCAAGCTTCGTACGCAATAAGAGTATCATGGCCaagtttttctttctctggcCTTTCTTGATGATCCTGGTTACCATCTGGATGCTCAGTAACCTGGCGATTTTCGTTGCTGTCCCCCTCGTGTTGGCGACAGTCTTCGGAATGCAGTATGTTGCACAGCAATTTGCGAACAAGGGGCCGATGGAATATCGCGTTTTGCAGAAAACACCGTATCTAGCTGGTGTCTTTGCAGGCACATTGTTCTGGGTTGGCTTCCGCTATGCTTTCAAAGTACTGCCAGCAACCTACTCATCGTCACCAATCCTGAACATCTTGTTTGcagtcttcttctgcttgacTGCTTATTTCTACGTTTTCTCCATGATCCAGGACCCGGGTTATGTCCCGAAAGTGAGCAGCAGGAATCAACAGAGAGAGATTGTTAAGGAACTGTTCCAGCAGTGGAAGTTCGACGAAGAGAATTTCTGCATCCCCTGCATGACAAGGAAGCCACTCCGCAGTAGGCACTGTCGGCGTTGTGGGCGCTGCGTTGCGAAACATGATCA CCATTGCCCGTGGATTGACAACTGTGTTGGGGCGAATAATCTCCGCCATTTTGTCCTTTATATAGTCTCCCTCGAAGTTGGCATCATTCTGTTTGTGCAGCTAACTATTGCCT ATATCAACTCTCTGCACGCTCCTACTAATGCTGCCTGCAATGTTATCAATGATACACTGTGCGACTACGCCTCTCGTGATCCCTTCACCCTGATTCTTAATGTGTGGATCACGCTCCAGCTGGTCTGGGTTACGATGCTGTGCGCCGTCCAGCTCGTCCAGATCTCTCGCAACCAAACTACCTACGAGAATATGCGAGGCCACCACATCGACCGGTCCTACCCAAGCTCCCAAGCCTTTGCATCGGCCATGACCGCCGGAACCACTTCAATGGACGCTGCTGGTCTTTCGGCTTCCGGACAAGGACCCAACCTGGCCCTCGGCGGCCCTTCCCCGCACCGACGGAAAAACGGTTGCATCCAACAATGGTCATCTCTCCTCGGGATCGACGCTTTTTGGACAACCGCCAAGGATGGTCTCCGCGATGGACCCCAGACGGCTCGCCCCCGCAACCCCTTCTCCCGCGGTGTCGTAACCAACTGCCGCGACTTTTGGTGTGACCCGGCTCCACTGTTTGGTAAGCGCCAGACTGGGGCGGCGATGCTTGGCGGTGAGGTGATCAACTATCACGATATGTACGAAACCCCAATGCGCATGCACGCTGGCAATCGGTCCGGCGAGGGACCTGGTTACCGTAGCGTTGCTGGCGAGGACCCCGAACGCATGGTGTAA
- a CDS encoding L-ornithine N5 monooxygenase, with amino-acid sequence MEPIARKSELSFLNEMVPRTQPQSARSMLRPTGADEMHDLICVGFGPASLAIAIALNDAMDPALDVSKHPNFEPKVCFLEKQSQFAWHSGMLVPGSRMQISFMKDLATMRNPRSTFTFLNYLHHKKRLVHFTNLGTFLPARMEFEDYMRWCALHFDNVVKYGEEVVKVVPGPTNARGVVDFFTVVSRNTATGEISSRNSRKVVIALGGKAKMPPGFPQDPRIMHSSKYCTHLPQILNDNMAPYNIAVVGSGQSAAEIYHDLHRRYPNSRTTLILRDTALRPSDDSPFVNEIFNPERVDKFYEMSAEERKKRIATEKATNYSVVRLELIESIYNDMYLQRVENPDETQWQQRILVEAKVARIEHNNASNRMRIHVKSVNNESAGKEVLEVDALMVATGYLRDAHERLLENVCSLRPAGASAWNPGRDYRVSLDNAKVSTQAGIWLQGCNEKTHGLSDSLLSVLAVRGGEIVNSVFLDQLTGAPSVQDTQVRARL; translated from the exons ATGGAGCCTATTGCCCGCAAGTCAGAGCTCTCATTCCTCAACGAGATGGTGCCACGCACCCAACCCCAGTCAGCTCGGTCGATGTTGCGACCAACTGGCGCTGATGAGATGCATGATCTGATTTGTGTTGGATTCGGCCCAGCTTCACTTGCTATCGCTATTGCCCTGAACGACGCTATGGACCCCGCTCTCGATGTATCGAAGCATCCTAATTTCGAGCCCAAGGTTTGCTTCCTGGAGAAACAGAGCCAATTCGCCTGGCACTCCGGTATGCTGGTCCCGGGCTCGCGCATGCAGATCTCCTTCATGAAGGATCTCGCTACGATGCGTAATCCCCGCAGCACCTTCACTTTCCTCAACTACCTGCACCACAAGAAGCGTCTCGTTCATTTCACCAACTTGGGCACTTTCCTGCCTGCCCGTATGGAGTTCGAGGACTATATGCGCTGGTGTGCCCTGCACTTTGACAACGTCGTCAAGTATGGCGAGGAGGTTGTCAAGGTCGTCCCCGGTCCTACCAATGCCCGTGGTGTTGTCGACTTCTTTACCGTCGTCTCGCGCAATACCGCTACTGGCGAGATCTCCTCCCGCAATTCCCGCAAGGTCGTCATTGCCCTCGGCGGCAAGGCCAAGATGCCTCCTGGTTTCCCCCAGGATCCTCGCATTATGCACTCCTCCAAGTACTGCACTCACCTGCCCCAGATACTGAACGACAATATGGCACCTTACAACATTGCCGTCGTCGGCAGTGGCCAAAGTGCCGCTGAGATCTACCACGATTTGCACCGCCGGTACCCCAACTCGCGCACCACCCTCATCCTCCGTGATACCGCTCTGCGTCCCAGTGATGACTCTCCTTT TGTGAACGAAATCTTCAACCCCGAGCGCGTAGACAAGTTCTACGAGATGAGCGCTGAAGAGCGCAAGAAGCGTATCGCCACTGAGAAGGCCACCAACTACAGCGTGGTTCGTCTGGAGCTGATCGAGTCCATCTACAACGACATGTACCTGCAGCGGGTGGAGAACCCCGACGAGACACAATGGCAGCAACGCATTCTCGTTGAGGCCAAGGTTGCCCGGATTGAGCACAACAACGCATCGAACCGCATGCGCATCCATGTCAAGTCGGTCAATAACGAGAGCGCAGGCAAGGAAGTGTTGGAGGTCGATGCACTGATGGTCGCGACGGGCTACCTTCGCGACGCGCATGAGAGACTCCTCGAGAACGTGTGCAGCTTGCGGCCCGCTGGCGCGTCGGCCTGGAACCCTGGCCGTGATTACCGTGTTTCGCTCGACAATGCCAAGGTCAGTACCCAGGCTGGTATCTGGCTACAGGGTTGCAACGAGAAGACACACGGTCTTAGTGATTCTTTGCTATCGGTGCTAGCTGTGCGGGGCGGTGAGATTGTAAACTCCGTCTTTCTGGATCAATTGACTGGCGCTCCCTCGGTGCAGGACACCCAGGTGCGCGCTAGgttgtga